The Fischerella sp. PCC 9605 genome contains a region encoding:
- a CDS encoding response regulator transcription factor translates to MSKIRVALIEDHDLTRVGIKTALQQKEEIEVVGEAANAADGMKLLKTIQTDIAIIDIGLPDKDGIELTREVKSIASGDESATKVLILTLRDNKEAVLAAFAAGADSYCMKDIKFDNLLEAVRVTYNGNAWIDPAIARIVLQQAQQNPHKPEITLKDTKPSVPISEEAEVENEEEMIDPYTLTERELEVLQLIVEGCSNAVIAERLYITVGTVKTHVRNILNKLCADDRTQAAVRALRSGLVG, encoded by the coding sequence ATGAGTAAAATTCGTGTGGCATTAATAGAAGATCACGATCTCACCCGTGTAGGTATCAAGACAGCACTTCAGCAAAAGGAAGAAATAGAAGTGGTGGGAGAAGCAGCTAATGCTGCTGACGGCATGAAATTGTTAAAAACAATACAAACGGATATTGCGATTATAGATATTGGCCTACCAGATAAAGATGGCATTGAACTAACACGAGAGGTAAAGTCTATTGCTAGCGGAGATGAATCAGCAACCAAGGTATTAATATTGACCCTGCGAGATAACAAAGAAGCAGTGTTAGCAGCTTTTGCAGCCGGGGCAGACTCCTACTGCATGAAAGATATTAAGTTTGATAATTTGCTGGAAGCCGTACGTGTTACCTACAATGGCAATGCTTGGATAGATCCGGCGATCGCCCGCATTGTCTTACAACAAGCGCAACAAAATCCCCATAAGCCAGAAATAACACTGAAGGATACTAAACCCTCTGTGCCAATTTCAGAAGAGGCTGAAGTAGAGAATGAAGAAGAAATGATCGATCCTTACACCCTTACAGAAAGGGAATTAGAAGTATTGCAGTTAATTGTCGAAGGTTGCAGCAATGCTGTGATTGCAGAAAGACTTTACATCACGGTCGGGACAGTCAAAACTCACGTTCGTAATATTTTGAACAAACTCTGTGCAGACGACCGTACCCAAGCAGCGGTTCGGGCTTTACGTTCTGGATTAGTCGGTTAG
- a CDS encoding SpoIIE family protein phosphatase, translating into MTETDVEKLKLMVVDDEPDNLELLYRTFRRDFQVYKANHALSALDILDKEGEMAVIISDQRMPEMNGTEFLSLTVERFPDTIRILLTGFTDVEDLVDAINSGQVFKYITKPWKPDRLKAIVEQATDTYRVVKKRTQELRRALRRESLFNAVTTAIRESLDYSSMLQKIVATIGQTFETSYCLLRPVEGNHLTTDEFSYLDPKTSFSSCSFNPSPLIEKVLETHHYQHYQYTHEGSPFYQLVVPLIYQQHLLAVLALYQWGRDRPWRDEDIQLIAGVAEQAALALSQAKLYQRLQEKQEQIRTELEVARQIQNNLLRQSLPNIKDAKVQACCYPAREVGGDFFEVFVHPKGDLWLAVGDVSGKGVPAALFMASAISVLRRELSQETPAMPNTVIQNLNHALGDDLISNNCFITLVLARYTPTTRELVYANAGHIYPLLWSSKTAPDNPIYLKVRGIPVGILPKWQAAFGQLSLAPGDTLLLTSDGITEAMVCKNIDSTENGIKPNHFSMLNLEGLWQLLQAEDQPLSLNHLLSRIQADNPIQEDDQTILSLEVL; encoded by the coding sequence ATGACTGAGACAGATGTAGAAAAACTTAAATTAATGGTGGTAGATGATGAGCCGGATAATTTAGAATTACTCTACCGCACTTTTAGGCGAGATTTTCAAGTATATAAAGCAAATCACGCCTTAAGTGCACTTGACATTTTAGACAAAGAAGGTGAGATGGCTGTGATCATCTCTGATCAAAGAATGCCAGAGATGAATGGCACTGAATTTCTCAGTCTAACGGTGGAGCGCTTTCCCGATACGATTCGCATTTTGTTGACTGGTTTTACTGATGTTGAAGATTTGGTGGATGCAATTAACTCCGGTCAGGTCTTCAAATACATCACCAAACCCTGGAAACCCGATCGGTTAAAGGCGATCGTCGAGCAAGCAACAGATACATATCGCGTAGTTAAAAAACGTACTCAGGAGTTGCGTCGTGCCCTACGACGGGAATCTTTATTTAATGCCGTGACAACAGCAATTCGCGAATCTCTTGACTACTCCAGTATGTTGCAAAAGATTGTTGCCACAATTGGCCAAACTTTTGAAACCAGTTATTGCTTGCTCAGACCAGTGGAAGGCAATCATCTGACAACAGATGAGTTCTCCTACTTAGATCCCAAAACTTCTTTCTCTAGTTGCTCGTTTAATCCCAGTCCTTTGATCGAAAAAGTTCTAGAAACTCATCATTATCAACATTATCAATACACGCATGAGGGTTCACCCTTTTACCAACTGGTCGTACCACTAATCTATCAGCAGCACCTACTCGCTGTTCTGGCACTCTACCAGTGGGGACGCGATCGCCCTTGGCGAGATGAAGATATCCAGCTAATAGCAGGTGTTGCTGAACAAGCAGCCTTGGCCCTCTCCCAAGCAAAACTCTACCAGCGCCTTCAAGAAAAGCAAGAACAAATCCGGACTGAATTGGAGGTTGCCCGCCAAATTCAAAACAACCTACTGCGCCAAAGCTTGCCCAATATCAAGGATGCAAAGGTACAAGCTTGTTGTTACCCTGCCCGCGAAGTAGGAGGGGATTTTTTTGAAGTGTTTGTTCATCCCAAAGGTGATTTGTGGTTAGCAGTGGGTGATGTTTCCGGTAAGGGTGTCCCAGCAGCTTTGTTCATGGCTAGTGCCATTTCGGTGTTGCGCCGTGAATTGTCTCAAGAAACACCAGCCATGCCGAATACAGTCATTCAGAATCTCAACCACGCCCTAGGTGATGACTTAATTAGTAATAATTGCTTTATTACCCTGGTCTTAGCTCGGTATACCCCTACCACTAGAGAGCTAGTGTACGCAAATGCAGGTCACATATATCCCCTGCTTTGGTCTAGCAAGACTGCCCCTGATAATCCCATTTACCTCAAAGTACGTGGCATTCCCGTTGGCATTTTGCCTAAGTGGCAAGCAGCCTTCGGGCAATTGTCTCTCGCTCCTGGAGATACTTTACTGCTAACCAGTGATGGTATTACTGAAGCAATGGTTTGCAAAAATATCGATTCAACCGAGAATGGCATCAAGCCCAATCATTTTTCTATGCTGAATCTAGAGGGTCTTTGGCAACTCTTGCAAGCGGAAGATCAACCACTTTCTCTCAACCATTTGCTATCCCGAATCCAGGCAGATAACCCCATTCAAGAAGATGACCAAACTATACTTTCACTGGAGGTTTTGTAA
- a CDS encoding ATP-binding protein: protein MKSELHVPSDLKFLSIVENWLLGCLEVQMKESVDWSRQSSRLRLALVEAYSNVVRHAHKNQPYLPVLIRLELKDRDVALEVWDCGEGFELSDYLPPSPTDKQEGGYGWLIINRLMDKVEYQLQVNGGNCLKLEVSLSESA from the coding sequence ATGAAAAGCGAGCTTCATGTACCAAGTGACTTGAAGTTTTTAAGCATCGTGGAAAACTGGTTGTTGGGATGCTTAGAAGTCCAGATGAAAGAATCAGTTGATTGGTCAAGGCAATCAAGTCGTTTGCGATTGGCTTTAGTAGAAGCCTATTCCAACGTTGTGCGTCATGCCCACAAAAATCAGCCCTATTTGCCAGTGTTAATTCGTTTGGAACTGAAAGACCGCGATGTTGCCCTGGAAGTTTGGGACTGTGGCGAAGGTTTTGAATTGTCTGACTATTTACCACCTAGCCCCACGGATAAACAAGAAGGTGGATATGGTTGGTTGATTATCAATCGCCTCATGGATAAAGTGGAATACCAGTTGCAAGTTAATGGTGGTAACTGTCTTAAATTAGAAGTCTCTCTGTCAGAATCTGCGTAG
- a CDS encoding tyrosine-type recombinase/integrase — protein MLIQKGQLPDSNRPIWIVLDDNYLPIEPIQKYLRYLDSLEKSPNTIRVYANNLKLFWEFLQDKQIDWREVNLEHLSDFIHWLRNPEPGVISIQPQVSKRSEKTINHALTTVCGFYEFHERLGASKGVNAYRYQVQPGRQYKPFLHHISKGKEVKTRLLKIKEPKTFPGCLTLEQVQKLVNACKRIRDKFLICLLYETGMRIGEVLGLRHEDIRSQGINEIHVIPRDDNINSSRVKAGVERVIHVTKDLMKLYSNYLIEEYPEDIDCDYVFVNCWDGEVGQPMNYGAVNGLFKRLAKKTSIQATPHLLRHTHATELIRSGWDMAHAQKRLGHANIQTTINTYVHLNSDDMQEEYHKYLQRRKQDYEESK, from the coding sequence ATGCTAATTCAAAAAGGTCAGCTACCGGATTCAAATCGCCCAATATGGATCGTGCTGGATGACAACTACCTACCCATCGAGCCAATCCAAAAATACCTACGTTACTTAGACAGTTTAGAGAAGTCACCCAACACGATTAGGGTCTACGCCAACAACCTAAAACTGTTTTGGGAGTTTCTACAAGATAAACAAATTGATTGGAGGGAAGTGAATCTTGAACATTTATCAGATTTTATTCATTGGCTAAGAAATCCAGAACCAGGAGTAATATCCATTCAGCCACAAGTGTCTAAACGGTCAGAAAAGACAATTAACCATGCCCTCACTACTGTCTGTGGTTTTTATGAATTTCACGAGCGATTAGGAGCAAGTAAAGGGGTTAACGCTTATCGCTATCAGGTACAACCGGGGCGACAATACAAACCATTTCTGCACCATATAAGCAAAGGAAAAGAAGTTAAAACACGACTACTAAAAATTAAAGAACCTAAAACATTCCCAGGATGCTTAACTTTGGAACAGGTTCAAAAATTAGTCAACGCTTGTAAAAGAATTAGAGATAAATTTCTTATCTGTTTACTCTATGAAACAGGCATGAGAATTGGCGAGGTATTAGGGTTAAGACATGAAGACATTCGCTCACAGGGAATAAATGAAATTCATGTAATTCCCAGAGATGACAATATCAATAGTAGTCGAGTAAAGGCAGGAGTTGAAAGAGTAATTCATGTTACCAAGGATTTGATGAAACTCTACTCTAATTATCTGATTGAAGAGTATCCAGAAGATATTGACTGTGATTATGTTTTTGTCAACTGCTGGGATGGTGAAGTAGGACAACCGATGAATTATGGTGCTGTAAATGGACTGTTTAAAAGATTAGCTAAGAAAACAAGTATTCAAGCAACGCCTCATCTACTTAGACATACTCACGCTACAGAATTAATTAGGTCTGGATGGGATATGGCGCACGCTCAAAAGCGGTTAGGTCATGCTAATATTCAGACTACAATTAACACTTATGTTCATCTGAACAGCGATGACATGCAAGAAGAATATCATAAATATTTACAACGACGCAAGCAAGATTATGAAGAATCAAAATAA